The genomic segment ACTTTTATTCGATTTTTCAGTGAATGTTGCACATACATTCATACCAAAGTTAGTTGAGCCTACCTCCATTGACAGTGAAATAGCGGGCAAAAAAATAACAATTCATGTTAGGGCGACATCTAAAATTCAAACCCAAATGTTAAACAAAATGTATTATactgtaaatgtatttatttatttaccctCTACCATATCCATCTCCCCATAAATGTAACACCTAATCAGCTGCATATATTTAGGTCTCGTTCATGACACTGAAGCTAGCTAGTTAAAGTTGGCAGGTCCACTCAAGACTGATGACTGATAGACGGACTGAAACGCAGAAGAACATGTTCACTtcacatgtatttatattttattccATGTTCAACAGCAACTGCAAAACATATCCACGTAAACTTCAACGGATGATGACAGTTCCAGAAAGATTTACTCAAATTTGGGGACGTGGCAATTAGTAGCCAATCAGGTGCCCAGGATGAGATTTCGGACAAAGGGTCCACAGCTGAGATTTTACCCAATGTAAAAACATTCTCTAAAACACGATTGGTTCAAACACGACAACGCTTTTCGTGTAAGCCAATCAAACTTGAATACGATGTATAAATGTTTTATTATGGAACGTTAGGTCATCGTCCAAATGTGCCTTTTTGCTGAAGTGGACCAATCAAAGCTCGTAAAGGCTCAAATTTGTAATCTCATTGGATCTCCTTTAAGAAGGAAGGAGGCCGATGCTAGGGTGTGTTTATTAAACTGTTGACTTGTGAAACAGATATAGTGTAGATATTGTGTCTGGAATCAtcaggcaggtaggtaggtaatACAATGTTATTACTTCTCTTACACGCTAATATTGATAGTGTTACTTTGTATGATCAGCTAACCATTAACGGTAGGATATGCAATTCAGGCACATTCCAATAGTCTGACAAGAGAGCTAGCGGCTAGCAGGCGTTCTTATTAGGATGAAGTGGCTGAAGACAAAATATCTTACATTACAGTCAACAACTGATTTCTGTTGTATTGTTCCACATTTGGTAATGTAGCGAAATGTGACATATTACATAAAGTGTATTCCGTGTGTGAATGGTGTATACGTTGATACATTGTGTATGTTAACAAACTGTGCCTATATTTGTGTTCAGACAGCCAAACGCTACATTCTTTCCACTTTACCGTTATAGTGAGCAATGTTGATATTGTGGTTCCCCTGATCTGCATTCAAATACTGTTAACAATATAACAACCTCAATGTTACAAATACCACATGACATCATGCATGCACTTCAGACATGTATTTAGGCTTTCCTGCCTGACCCATCTGTCCTATCCTGTCTAGAGGACTATCTCTTTTCTTCCATTTTTAAATGTCCTATCACAAGTCTATGCTGACACGCTGCCAGCAGCAACAGTTTAATAAACAACCAACAGTTGAATATGTGAAACAAGTACTGTAACACCATAATGTCTGAAAGACTTTGAACAGCCTTAATGAGCAGCAGATGTGATGTTAACACTCTGGAGGTGGTttctttaatctctctctctctctctctctctctctctctctctctctctctctctctctctctctctctctctcataggatGGAGATCAGGCCGTTGCTCATGTGCTTTGCCCTCTGCGTGGTCTATGCCACCAGTAAACCCACCGAGAAAAAGGAACGCGTTCACCACGATGCACCTCTCAGCAGCCGCGAGCATGACGATGCTCAGGGCTTCGACTACGACCACGATGCCTTCCTGGGACAAAAGGAGGCCAAATCTTTTGACGAGCTCAGCCCAGAGGAGAGCAAGCGCAGGCTAGGGTGAGTAGACTCAAGTCTCTGCCTGGCTGCGTCTCAGTAGTTCAATGTGGCCACCATTCCCCGGCTCGGCTGTGTATCAATAGTATCAAGTTGAGGGTAGGGCTGTGACGGTAATTGAATAACCGTGTAACTGACGATTATGGATGAAGAGCGTCATGAAAATAAAACCGTCAAAAGCGTTTAAAATAGGCCTACATTCGTTTTAGAATTATTATTTTGTATTAATATTGTTTTCATGTCGATAAACTTTACCTAATAGCGGAAGTGTTTACTAATGATTGTTAACTTAGTTTGTCTATTGAACTTTCTACATCTCCTCCTCTTTACAGCTTTCATTTGCTTGAGCAGCTAATTGCTTGTAGAGTGGGATGTAGAGTGTTATAGGCTATGACATTTCAGTTAAAACATTGTTTGATGTGTGGACTTTTTttttatacagtacatgttttcATTGCTTGCTAGTAAATAAATCTGGTCTTCCTTAAAAAAAAAGTTTAGATGTTTCTGACTATTCATTAATTATTCAACAGCAGTTGGCAAGGTTGTTCTGGCTCTGAGGCATATAATGCGCTAATGTTGTGTCAAATGGACAATTCACCAAGCCTCCAACCTGGCATGGTATAATTTGATACaggatatttttttaaaaattataaaCAAATCAATGCTGATCAAGCCCGGTTCTGGCTGATATGCTGCCCTAAGCTAGACCCAAAAAATTGCTGTCCTCCTATCCCCGCAAAGTAGAATAGTAGCCTAGGCACGCAATGCACTTTTAGGAATGCCTATGTGGTAGGATACCATTTGTAAAATAGGCAATTTCCCATTAATTCCTGTCATCTGGTTACattcatttctgttaatgcatgtaTTAATTACAGTAATTTACCGTTCTCATTCTTGTTTGCACAGTTCAAATCCAGCCACACTTGTGATAAACAAGTTTCGGTTTATTTCATATCCTCATTTACTCGCTCCATGTGAGCAGtgagcatgtgtctggtttctctgacCTGTTAATGTTGATGGAGTGCATGCACCTGAACACGCACAGAAGTACCTGGCCTGCTTTTCGCAAATGTCAAAAGTAGGAAAGTGCCCAGCTGGGCTTCTAAGTCATATTTTCATCacatagtacatttacatttacatttaagtcatttagcagacgctcttatccagagcgacttacaaattggtgcattcaccttatgacatccagtggaacagccacttacaatagtgcatctaaatctttttaggggggggtgggaaggattacttatcctatcctaggtaagTAATCCTATAGTAAGTCAACGAAGTCCATTATAATAGTTACTCAcagtatttgaaaaatctttccaacactcTCCCCCTCCATAATCAAAGTCGCTGATAAATAGGCTAGGGACATGTTTCGTGTATCTGTTTATATTTTAATGATGGTCAATTTGATCTTCATTCTATAGCATAGAATACTATCTTTCATTGTCAATGTCTTCCAACCTACCCTCAGGAAAGCCTAAGGTAGGTCTAggttttttattatgttttagtgAAAGGATAAATATTTGCTCTTGTGTCTGAAGTAGAGTATGCTGGTGGTTTTGATTGTTGAAtgcttttatgtgtgtgtgtgtgtgtgtgtgtgtgtgtgtgtgagtgagttcgCTGATTCTCTCTACAGAGAGAATGTCCATTCAGAAAGTTTCCTAAAGTAGCCTATCTGGACTAGGGCTGCAAATAACTGTtggtctcacagtaattgaccgttaattaacataaacacattttgcATCTCCTAGCTTCCActcatagcctacaagccactgatgcagaactttggaacatctacatttgaaaaagtctaataaatccatgatttattttagacaggtctaaagaagcatgatatgaagaaaatgtagtctatttcagaagaacagaatagcatactctgagttgtgctgatgttaggccctgatctggctgaAATGGCTGAGGGCTGCACTAGTTATTATGCAGaaaagatttgcttagaattccgtggcgttattttatagtatgaagaatacattTGGAagaaagctgaataaaatagaaatgatattttctccaaatgatttgagGATGTGTGCGGTTATTCTGTGTTGAGTGTTTAATAAAGAAATAGGtattcctatatgcttaatttagagttatttatgtatctttagttgttctacaatcGTTGGGCTGTATGTTTTGAGGTATCCAACTGGATACCctaattggtagttagtcttgtctcatagctgcaactcccgtacgtaGAGTCGGAAGGTCGAGAGCAGTGCGTCCTCCGAAAAACAAccaaaccaagccgcactgcttcttgacacaatgcccacttaacccggaagccagctgcactaATGTGtcacctggcgactgtgtcagcccgccacaggagtcattggtgcgcgatgggacaagaagatccctgccagccaaaccctcccctaactcggatgacgctgagccaattgtgcttAGCCCCACgggtctcccagtcgcggccggctgcgacagagcctggacttgaacccagaaTATCTAGTGGCACAGCTCGCAATGCAGTGCCTTAACCACTGCGTCACTCGGGAAGCCCCGACATGTGACtttaatgatgatttgaaaaaagtagctTGAAACGCATGAGCTTTGCTTAGTTTTTTTGCACAGGCTGTATAAACTATatcagtcactcattcacaatttgacaaatATTTGATAATGCCGAGAAATTCACAgcagcatcccctttgtgtggccgtaatgcaccccCAAAACATTcatgccttttgcggccagtgGCCATTGTTCCCTTCTCCCTAAGTGCTGCGTGCTCCATCACGTGATCCGGTCTTTCttacaggctacaagtgaagacagaacagcaaaagcacgaacagcaaaagcactagccaatgtcaatctactatccccaaaGTTCGACCTATTCTGTGCTCGAAATAAATTTtacaaacatagtctgggacagttgtgggatgcgatagatcccaaatgaatacaaaAACTAGCATGAAAAAAACTTGTTTACGCAATGTTGCCGACACAACACATCTGAATGTTTagtttaaaatgttgataaattattaggctatttcttcacattataagcgcagcaatgcgcacatggtAGTAGGCTAAAAGCGCACATTTTCCATTAGCGGAAaacattatcaaaagtgaccgcaaatgcaattatgcatgtaatgcttttattataaatgtgtatttttatggtgaaaatgatctcccccaaacttgaaactcacgtgctgcctatgtatgccagttaggctctacaccccttgtaatgTGCCTGATTttagaagttatttggccactttagttgtgatacaaaccgtattaaaacatataggcctatgggttAGGCTAGATGAGGTGTGTGACTATGACTCGGAAAAAGTtgccaaaaaaaacattgtttcttCTGCTGGGCAttattcacaagtgataggctaatatggTCACCCATCAGAccattcttgatttaatcttgtctttacatatactaaataatatatgtgaaaTTTagttttgttttgatttagaatggaccattgtCATGCACCTGTATCGAAACAGGGTCACttgaaaaaatacatgtcatctatgcacttaaatagcgaatagGGACGCTTTTCCCacgtggtttattttcatgccagccaggtaggctatactcctgttgtaaatataagcaatgtgtttaatattaggaaagttgagaaataaatatagtaggcctatagAAAGATTTTCAAATtaatttgcattgatgtcagtgattagagggacaatcgAGTGTTGAGTACCAGGCAGCtggcaagtttggtaggctactaatgaccatcagcagcatcagagcttggagaagccaaTTTACCATGACTAaatggtcacgtggaatttgactgccttcatgacttgtGACTGCCGGTGtgacggtaatacggtcaccgcaacagccctagtctGGACTCCATTTCTTTATTAAGAATCAAGCGCTCCTGTCGTGATGTAATCTTGTAAAAGGCCTCTTTTCAGTAGCTTAGGCTACGTTATTTCTCTCATTATGGCGTCCTCTCGTGGAAGAAAATATGTCAATGCCACTGGCATTGGATGATCGAAGCAACAGAGTTTGTGACGTTATGCAAATATTTTGAGGAAAGTGAGAGTTCGTTTGAATGGTTTTGTGCGTCGAAATAGTATATGCAGAAAAGCCAACAGACAAGGTCAAGGTAGGCATATCTTTCTATTGGTATttccatttttaatttttttaatatattttttaaaatattctgCTGACAAAAATAAACCATTGtttttacagtaccagtcaaagtttggacacacctactcattcaagggtttttcattattttgactattttctacattgtagaataacagtgaagacatcagaactatgaacacatggattcatgtagtaaccaaaaaaagtgttcaatatatcaaaatatattttacatttgagattcttcaaagtagccaccctttgtcttgatgacaactttacacacttggcattctctcaaccagcttcccctggaatgcttttccaacagtctggaaggagttcgcacatatgctgagcacttgttggctgcttttccttcactccgcattcaaactcatcccaaaccatctcaattgggttgaggtcgggtgattgtggagtctAGGTCattctgatgcagcactccatcactctcctccttggtcaaatagcccttacacagcctggaggtatgttgagtcattgtcctgttaaaaaaacaAATGATGGCCCCACTAAGCACAAGCcaggtgggatggcgtatcgctgcagaatgctgtgccttgaattctaaataaatcagacggTGTTACCTGCAAAGCACCCccgcaccatcacacctcctcacaCCTTCTACGCTCCACCCGGCTTGTCCGGTGCTCATGCCtcggccggctcgtcaggctcgcCTAGGTGGCACGCCGGGTGGCGCCCCTAGAATTCTGAAATTCTTTCTAATTGCATAGCATCTACAGATTGTAAGTTGAAGAAAAATATTAtaacctgtgaccagaaacaagctacatagctgcaataccagaataaatgatctaatgattctgccTCTTCGTGGCAGAAGAGACATAATCATTTGTTTCTTAATTTGTTGATTAATATTTAAGTAATAacctgaataataataataataataataataataataatgaaatgcCATGATGATAACAATGTGTAATGGCTTTTTTCAATAAGGCTTTTATTAAGAAGCATATCCATGTAAACAAGTGTACAAATAGAGTTGTGATCTCTCCTTTTTTGACCCCTTGTCCCTTGAACGGTTCTGTCGGTGACGTGTACATTGGCCTTGCCAATTACCGTTACCTCAAATTCCAAGACTGTCATAGCCCTAGTTGAGGAGCCAATCAGAGACTGTTCATGTAGTTTGCTACCTACAAGTTACCTGTATGCTAACGTGGCAGAGTAATATAAATGTAAAAGTACTTATTGCAATGTAAAACTAATGCTGTCACACAAGGAAGTATGTTCTCTTTTCAGTAAAAATTCATCAACGTATAGACTTGTTTGCCAGTAAATGGAGAGAAGGTAGAATTCCCCTTTCCCATCATCAGATTCAAAGAACAGGCTGTCACTTTCACATAGAGTGTTATTACATTTGTATTATAGTGAATGTAGTTTGTCCTCTTTTGATCtacatttttcatttttttaagtctctctctcttgctcttccccTTTCTGTTACAGTGTGATTGTAGAGAAGATTGATGGGGACAGTGATGGTTTTGTCACTGAGGTGGAGCTGAAAGCGTGGATTAAGAAGGCTCAGAAGAAGTACATCTATGAGAACGTGGACCGCCAATGGAAGGACTTTGATGTCAACAATGACGGCATGATCTCCTGGGAGGAATACAGGAACGTAACTTATGGTACCTATCTGGGTAAGAAGGACGTGAGCATGCATGAGCAGGAGCCCGGGAAATGCAATTGGTCCAAAACATAAATGTGTTGGTTATGATTGGTTGGATAATTGCAGGGCCTTTAGTATTAGTTTCACTGATTGGTTGATTTACCGTGTCAATTCAGGTCAGGGTGTATCACGTGTGATTGACTAGAGATCATAGCCGCTTCCCTTTGAACACACAGATGACTCGGAACCAGATGATGGCTACAACTACCAGCACATGATGGCGAGGGACGAGAGGCGTTTCAAAATGGCCGACCAGAACGGAGACCAGATCGCCAACAAAGAGGAGTTCACCGCCTTCCTACACCCAGAGGAGTACGACCACATGAAGGACATAGTGGTGCTGGTATGTGTGTTTCATTCTCTGTGTTCGTTAGATTAAATGTTATTTGTAAAAAATGAAACACGGGACCAGCGTTCACCGGTCGGCTCCCTGaccatcctcctctttctccttgtTTACCCTACAGGAAACCATGGAGGACATTGATAAGAATGGTGATGGTTTCATTGACCTGAATGAATACATAGGTAAGGACTGAAGTGGACATActgtgagtgtacaaaacattaggaacacctgctctttccatgacaggcgaatccaggtgaaagctatggtcccttAAATCAAATGTTACTTATCACATGTGCAGACTACAACTACTGGTGTagacttcacagtgaaatgcttgcttacgaacCTTTCCCAATGATGCAGAGTTTAATAAATGATTAGAAAAAATGTAATGGTAACTAACACAATtgaatacacaagaatggagctatatacagggagtactagtacctgatcaatgtgcagaggtacaagGTACTtgaagtagatatgtacatgaaggcagggtaaagtgactaggcctTATTGAtggcacttgttaaatccacttaacgcagtgtagatgaaggggaggaggcaggttaaagaaggatgtataagccttgagacagttgagacatggattgtgtatgtgtgccattcagagggtgtatgggcaagacaaaagatgtatgtgcctttgaacaaggtatggtagtaggtgccaggcgcaccggtttgtttTAAGAGCtgaaacgctgctgggtttttcacgcttaaaagtttcctgtgtgtatcattaatggtccaccatccaaaggacatacAGCCAACTTACCACAACTATAGGAAGCATTGAAGAAGtcgttcctaatgtttggtgtactcagtgtgtagtcACTTTATTCTGAGGTCCCCATTCAATAGATGTACTGTATTGATGTTTCTACCTCCTCTCCTTCGTTTCCTAGGTGACATGTACAACCATGAAGATGAGATGGAGGAGCCAGACTGGGTTGCGACAGAGCGCGAGCAATTCTCAGAGTTCCGGGATAAGAACAAAGATGGGAAGATGGATCGGGAGGAGACTATGGACTGGATCCTTCCTTCAGACTACGACCACGCAGAGGCCGAGGCCAAACACCTCGTCTACGAGTCTGACTCAAACAAAGTGAGACAatcgctctttctttctttctctttctctctctctctctctctctctctctctctctctctcgttcactctctctctctcgttcactctcgttcactctttctttctctctttctttctttctctctttctccccttttatttatttcactcacaatgtctgtgtctgttttaAACCTTGTGTTGACTAAATATCCTTTTTTGTTTTGATTTCAGGATGGgaagctcagcaaggaagagatCCTGAACAAGTACGACCTGTTTGTAGGAAGTCAAGCAACTGACTTTGGCGAGGCGCTGGTACGGCACGATGAGTTTTAGATGATTTAGTCCTAGCTAGATAAAACATTTTTATACTTggtttgatttttattttgtatgaaacatattcatacagtacattgtctccaATTCGTTTGTGTTTGATAGCACCTAATAGTTACGTGTGTTTATATATACGGACTTCCCATCCCAACACTTCATTTTATTTTTCTGTTACGTACATAGGTAGTTTAGATTGGTCATTCTTTTTGCCTTGGTTTGAAACACAATGGTATACTCACAAGCACTGAATACTCCTTTTGGAGTTGTAATCATTTAAAATTCTTCCACCAAACCCTTCATATGTGGGAATGATTTGGTGTTTTTTACAGTCATGTTTTGAATGACACTGATTGTAGTGATAGCCCATCATTTCTTAGTATAGTTAGTAGATGAGAGATGCTACCCAACATTAGCCTCCTACATTTCCTTTTACCCAGTGTGTGCCTTCTCTGAGTAGTCTTTTGGGAGCTCAACCAATGAAACTGACACTAAATATCAGTGAATCAGGGGGTCATGGGAACATGAGTCCACTACAGTGAAATCATCCCTCACCCTGCTCTGTTTCTCCATAAACACTTTCTTTGACCCCCTTTTCGTCACATGTACTGTATTTGTCTATCATGACTAGGGCCGTTATTATTAGCAGTTCATCACTGCTTCTGTAGCCTTCTCCGCTGTCAATCACTGCCTCTCAGCAGTCTacagtggcttcctctccttGCCTCCATCTGCATTGGTCTAGAAACAAATGATAGAAGTATGTTAGATGACCAATGTGAAACAAGAAAAGGAAAGCGTTTTGGACCTATTGAGTAGCAGCACAAGTGTGAGAACGCATCTGTTCTATTGGTTAGAAATAAGAGCGTTTGTTCCTTCCTGCGGGGCGTGCTGAACTGAAAGGTTGGCGCATTGCAGCGTCGTTGCTGAATTACGCTTGCTTAAAATTAAATTAAGATTATGTTGAAGTATTTACATAGTCAGCAAGTGTTTATTTTCTGAATTTATGCACAGAATGTATGGACATTCATATTTTGGATCGAATGCTGTACTTTTGATTCCACAGCCCATTTCTCAATAATAAAAAAACGAATTGAGTAAACTTATTTGTTCAAGTTTGAGCCTCAATTCACGTCTTCTTTTTAAGAGTTTGTTTGTCTGGTTGTGTTTGTGTTAATGATTTTTGTTAAGACATCCAATAAATGGTGATTGTGGTTGAAATAAAACACTGTCCACCACTGTTATAAAAGTGCATCGCAATACAATATAAATCTTTATTTACCTTAGATATGTTACAATAAATCAACATTTTGAGTATTTCATCAAGGAGTAGATTCAATAAACCCTATTTGCCCTGAACTCACATTTTCAATCAAGTGTTGGGGAACCTTAGATGGTTTATTGAATCCACCCCAAGACCCCCCATTCTGGAGATACAAAAATAAAAGTGCTAAACTCatatttttcttcattttttttttcatgcaTTGCTATTTTTAGACTGCAGCTTTAGTAAGCTAATATATGCCATCATCAGACAGGTTCGGTCAATATTCAGAATGAAATGTACATGATTCATTACGGTCTTAAACAGGGTGTGAtttgtgggggagaggagaggcgagagagaggggtggataggaggaagagaaagaaagagcaggaGAAAATAAACCCCTTTTTGGCTCTCATGGTGTGCTAAGGGGTGATCCCatatgaataagaaataaa from the Oncorhynchus keta strain PuntledgeMale-10-30-2019 chromosome 33, Oket_V2, whole genome shotgun sequence genome contains:
- the LOC118366163 gene encoding calumenin-A isoform X1; this encodes MEIRPLLMCFALCVVYATSKPTEKKERVHHDAPLSSREHDDAQGFDYDHDAFLGQKEAKSFDELSPEESKRRLGVIVEKIDGDSDGFVTEVELKAWIKKAQKKYIYENVDRQWKDFDVNNDGMISWEEYRNVTYGTYLDDSEPDDGYNYQHMMARDERRFKMADQNGDQIANKEEFTAFLHPEEYDHMKDIVVLETMEDIDKNGDGFIDLNEYIGDMYNHEDEMEEPDWVATEREQFSEFRDKNKDGKMDREETMDWILPSDYDHAEAEAKHLVYESDSNKDGKLSKEEILNKYDLFVGSQATDFGEALVRHDEF
- the LOC118366163 gene encoding calumenin-A isoform X2, giving the protein MEIRPLLMCFALCVVYATSKPTEKKERVHHDAPLSSREHDDAQGFDYDHDAFLGQKEAKSFDELSPEESKRRLGVIVEKIDGDSDGFVTEVELKAWIKKAQKKYIYENVDRQWKDFDVNNDGMISWEEYRNVTYDDSEPDDGYNYQHMMARDERRFKMADQNGDQIANKEEFTAFLHPEEYDHMKDIVVLETMEDIDKNGDGFIDLNEYIGDMYNHEDEMEEPDWVATEREQFSEFRDKNKDGKMDREETMDWILPSDYDHAEAEAKHLVYESDSNKDGKLSKEEILNKYDLFVGSQATDFGEALVRHDEF